The proteins below come from a single Bacteroidota bacterium genomic window:
- a CDS encoding redoxin domain-containing protein: MPITIGQKAPNFNLPDQDKNMHSLEALKGKNVVLLFFPAAFTGVCTKEMCETTSDLSYYSGLNANVYGISVDMPFSLGKFREVNGIKFPLLSDFNKEAISAYDVRNENFSVGLKGVAKRASFVIDKEGTIRFAEVLPAPGDYPNFEGIKKTLESLK, translated from the coding sequence ATGCCAATCACAATCGGACAAAAAGCGCCCAACTTCAATCTTCCTGACCAGGATAAAAACATGCACTCGCTCGAAGCACTGAAAGGAAAAAATGTTGTCTTGCTTTTTTTTCCAGCGGCATTCACCGGAGTTTGCACCAAAGAAATGTGCGAAACCACCAGCGACCTTTCGTATTACAGTGGGCTGAATGCAAACGTGTACGGCATTTCGGTTGACATGCCTTTTTCATTGGGAAAATTCCGCGAAGTAAATGGAATTAAATTTCCGCTGCTTTCCGATTTTAATAAAGAAGCGATTTCTGCCTATGATGTGCGCAATGAAAATTTTTCTGTGGGATTGAAAGGAGTTGCCAAGCGCGCTTCGTTTGTGATTGACAAAGAGGGAACGATTCGTTTTGCAGAAGTTCTTCCTGCCCCAGGAGATTATCCCAACTTTGAAGGAATTAAAAAAACGTTGGAATCGCTCAAATAA
- a CDS encoding class I SAM-dependent methyltransferase, with translation MIFHGKTIFKFTNNNTMTDWIEDWFGSEYYALLYKHRDCEEAKLFLDTLISFLKIASSAKIMDCGCGRGRHSVYLNEKKIEEVTGIDLCEKNILEAKKSERKNLNFYTHDIRNLFRINYYDVALNLFTSFGYFENDYENNKMLKSISAALKKDGLFVFDFMNYKREIQQLVPETTFNCSNVNFKIKKSLRGKMIVKEIEITDKGKKYFFSEKVRAYEKTELEKLFEANKLTVINFFGDYKLNAFDEKKSERLILIAKKII, from the coding sequence ATGATTTTTCACGGTAAAACTATTTTCAAATTTACTAATAATAATACAATGACTGATTGGATTGAAGATTGGTTTGGCTCGGAATATTATGCACTTCTTTACAAACACAGGGATTGTGAAGAGGCAAAATTATTTCTCGATACTCTTATTTCATTTCTAAAAATTGCTTCCTCCGCAAAAATTATGGATTGCGGCTGCGGAAGAGGAAGGCATTCGGTTTATCTGAATGAAAAAAAAATTGAGGAGGTTACCGGAATTGATTTATGCGAAAAAAATATTTTAGAAGCAAAAAAATCGGAAAGAAAAAATTTAAATTTCTATACACACGACATCAGAAATCTTTTCCGAATAAATTATTATGATGTGGCATTAAACTTATTTACAAGTTTCGGATATTTTGAAAATGATTATGAAAATAATAAAATGCTGAAATCAATTTCTGCTGCTCTGAAAAAAGACGGATTATTTGTATTTGATTTTATGAATTACAAAAGAGAAATTCAACAATTAGTTCCTGAAACAACTTTCAACTGCAGTAATGTAAACTTTAAAATAAAAAAATCACTTCGGGGAAAAATGATTGTGAAGGAAATTGAAATCACTGATAAAGGCAAAAAATATTTTTTCTCTGAAAAAGTCCGCGCTTATGAAAAAACAGAATTAGAAAAACTTTTTGAAGCAAATAAACTTACGGTTATAAATTTCTTTGGCGATTATAAACTGAATGCCTTTGACGAAAAAAAATCGGAGCGGCTAATTTTGATAGCCAAAAAAATTATTTGA
- a CDS encoding aspartate aminotransferase family protein: MTNREIFFNHIAQTSLSPPALEIKSANGIYIYGADGKKYFDLISGISVSNLGHGNSKIVSAIKKQLDKHKYVMVYGEFIVSPQVEYANLLVKYLLRTKLRSPSSSGPKNLDNVYFTSSGAEAVEGALKLAKRFTGRTEIIAFKNSYHGSTHGALSVMGNEMFKQAFRPLLPDIRFLEFNNEKDLALISSKTACVIVEPIQGEAGIILPQKNFLEKLRDKCGDAGALLIFDEIQTGMGRTGKLFAFEKYKVVPDILCLAKALGGGMPMGAFISSKKIMSTLSYEPVLGHITTFGGHPLSCAAGIASMKEIVSKKLFLSAEKKNKLFRKLLKHSRIKEIRGEGLLLAIQFSSEKENKKIISKCIENGVITDWFLFRADAMRIAPPIIISEKEIKLACEIILRSIESIK, translated from the coding sequence ATGACCAACCGGGAAATATTTTTTAATCATATCGCGCAGACATCTCTTTCTCCGCCTGCGCTTGAAATAAAATCTGCAAACGGAATTTATATCTATGGAGCTGATGGAAAAAAATATTTCGATTTGATTTCAGGAATATCGGTTAGCAATTTAGGGCATGGCAATTCAAAAATTGTCAGCGCGATAAAAAAGCAACTCGATAAGCATAAATATGTAATGGTCTATGGAGAATTTATTGTTTCCCCGCAGGTGGAATATGCAAATCTTCTTGTAAAATATCTTCTCCGAACGAAGTTACGGAGTCCGTCTTCCAGCGGACCTAAAAATTTAGATAATGTTTATTTCACTTCCTCCGGTGCGGAAGCGGTTGAAGGCGCACTGAAACTTGCAAAACGTTTTACGGGAAGAACTGAAATCATTGCATTCAAAAATTCTTATCATGGCAGCACGCACGGAGCGTTGAGCGTGATGGGAAATGAAATGTTCAAGCAGGCATTTCGCCCGCTGCTTCCGGATATCCGCTTTCTGGAATTTAACAATGAAAAAGATTTAGCGCTGATAAGTTCTAAAACTGCCTGCGTAATTGTTGAACCCATTCAGGGAGAAGCAGGAATTATTTTACCGCAAAAAAATTTTCTGGAAAAACTTCGGGACAAATGCGGTGATGCCGGAGCATTATTAATCTTTGATGAAATTCAAACCGGAATGGGAAGAACCGGAAAACTTTTTGCGTTTGAAAAATATAAAGTTGTCCCGGATATTCTTTGCCTTGCAAAAGCACTTGGAGGTGGAATGCCGATGGGCGCATTCATCTCTTCTAAAAAAATTATGTCAACGCTTTCGTACGAACCGGTGCTCGGGCACATTACAACTTTTGGCGGTCATCCGCTGAGTTGCGCTGCGGGAATTGCTTCCATGAAAGAAATTGTTTCAAAAAAATTATTTCTTTCTGCTGAGAAAAAAAATAAATTGTTCAGAAAACTTCTCAAACATTCGCGCATAAAAGAGATACGGGGAGAAGGATTGCTTTTAGCAATTCAGTTTTCCAGTGAAAAAGAAAATAAAAAAATAATTTCAAAATGTATTGAGAATGGTGTCATCACCGACTGGTTTCTTTTTCGCGCGGATGCGATGCGCATTGCGCCTCCTATCATAATTTCGGAAAAAGAGATTAAACTTGCATGCGAAATAATTCTTCGTTCAATTGAATCTATAAAATAA
- a CDS encoding DNA replication/repair protein RecF — protein MVLHKLSLVSFKNYAHAELNFSPRFNCIAGNNGEGKTNLLDAIHYLSFTKSYFNPIDSQNIFHDAPLFVIQGNFFQDGKEDEVYCAQKKGERKQIKLNKKEVARFADHIGMFPAVMTSPSDVELILEGSEVRRKFSDSIISQYDRAYLENIIAYSKVLLQRNAQLKQFSKSGKFDNESLKIWDVQLVELGNKIYAKRKEFSAEFEPIFNKQYEFISGGKEKVEIAYQSQLHKGDFEALLSEALEKDRIMEYSTVGVHKDDWEFRMDKYPVKKFSSQGQQKSYLLAVKLAQFEFVKQHKQVIPILMLDDIHDKLDEHRVKKIIELVSGNDFGQVFITDTSKERIQKLCKSAGAEMKLFKVKQGAISEG, from the coding sequence CTGGTTCTCCATAAACTTTCACTCGTGAGTTTTAAAAATTACGCGCATGCCGAGTTGAATTTTTCTCCGCGGTTCAACTGCATTGCGGGAAATAACGGGGAAGGAAAAACAAATCTGCTGGACGCCATTCATTATCTTTCCTTCACAAAAAGTTATTTTAATCCCATTGATTCGCAGAATATTTTTCACGATGCGCCCCTGTTTGTGATACAGGGGAATTTTTTTCAGGATGGAAAAGAAGACGAAGTGTATTGCGCGCAGAAAAAAGGCGAGCGCAAGCAAATCAAGTTGAATAAAAAAGAAGTTGCCCGTTTTGCCGACCACATCGGAATGTTTCCGGCAGTAATGACTTCTCCTTCCGATGTGGAACTGATTCTTGAAGGAAGTGAAGTGCGCAGAAAATTTTCCGACAGCATTATTTCTCAATATGACCGCGCGTATCTTGAAAACATTATTGCTTATTCCAAAGTTTTGCTGCAGCGCAACGCGCAGTTGAAACAATTTTCGAAAAGCGGAAAGTTTGACAACGAGTCGCTGAAAATCTGGGATGTGCAGTTGGTGGAACTTGGAAATAAAATTTACGCCAAGAGAAAAGAATTTTCGGCTGAATTTGAACCCATCTTCAACAAACAGTATGAGTTCATTTCTGGTGGAAAAGAAAAAGTGGAAATTGCCTACCAGTCGCAATTGCATAAAGGCGATTTTGAAGCCCTGCTTAGCGAGGCGCTGGAGAAAGACAGGATTATGGAATATTCCACCGTGGGAGTTCACAAAGATGATTGGGAATTCCGGATGGATAAGTACCCGGTGAAAAAATTTTCTTCGCAGGGGCAGCAAAAATCATATTTGCTCGCGGTGAAGTTGGCACAGTTTGAATTTGTGAAACAACACAAGCAGGTTATTCCCATTCTCATGCTTGATGACATTCACGATAAACTGGACGAGCACCGCGTGAAAAAAATAATTGAACTTGTCAGCGGAAATGATTTCGGGCAGGTGTTCATCACCGATACCAGCAAAGAACGAATTCAGAAACTTTGCAAAAGCGCGGGTGCAGAAATGAAATTATTTAAAGTGAAACAAGGAGCCATATCGGAAGGTTGA
- a CDS encoding HAMP domain-containing histidine kinase: protein MKLNNKLTLVNTASKLLIFIAIVFLVPFMVRKVVLDLTDKRLVVMQKRVIGIIDKVGINNFIRTESDSSFASYNILKEEYISLEPISDSTKISDKINNDERNIENVIVDYRVLSSVFLKENKKYLLEIGKSLSNINQLDNTIKKFALYILIAILIITVITDITFTNYFLRPFKTIIEKKLKPISNPTDFDFREIKTTTDDFRILEKTIHEMMEKINYAFLREKDFTSHVSHELLTPISLLQSRLENILSDQNISENVALKVIESQKTLTRLKKIINALLMISKIEHEQYLKEDAVNMKYLVADVLEEIDERFEEKKLNVDVKAETDFVIQGNKSLLFTLLFNLINNAIRYNVTHGRIFIRTFFENKKFIIEVEDSGIGIPQEKIKMLFDRFKKMKFTDEESHGLGLPIVKAIADFHNIMITISSSEGKGTVFKLIFPS, encoded by the coding sequence ATGAAACTCAACAATAAACTCACACTTGTCAACACGGCTTCCAAACTATTAATTTTTATTGCCATTGTTTTTCTTGTTCCCTTCATGGTGAGAAAAGTTGTGCTTGACCTCACCGATAAGCGCCTGGTTGTAATGCAAAAAAGAGTAATAGGAATTATTGATAAAGTGGGAATAAATAATTTTATCCGCACGGAAAGCGACAGCAGTTTTGCGAGTTACAATATTTTGAAAGAAGAATATATTTCTCTTGAACCGATTTCTGATTCAACAAAAATTTCTGACAAGATTAATAATGATGAACGGAATATTGAAAATGTGATAGTGGATTACCGCGTGCTGAGTTCTGTTTTTCTGAAGGAGAATAAAAAATATCTTCTGGAAATAGGAAAGAGTTTGTCGAACATAAATCAATTAGATAATACCATTAAAAAGTTTGCTTTATATATTCTCATAGCTATTTTGATAATTACTGTGATAACGGATATTACGTTTACAAATTATTTTCTTCGCCCGTTTAAAACCATTATTGAAAAAAAATTGAAACCCATCAGCAATCCAACGGATTTTGATTTCAGGGAAATTAAAACCACTACAGACGATTTTAGAATTCTTGAAAAAACAATTCATGAAATGATGGAGAAAATTAATTATGCTTTTCTGCGCGAGAAAGATTTTACCAGTCATGTTTCGCATGAACTATTGACCCCTATTTCTCTCCTGCAAAGCCGCCTTGAAAATATTTTATCAGACCAGAATATTTCAGAAAATGTTGCGCTGAAAGTTATTGAATCGCAGAAAACATTAACGCGCCTGAAAAAAATAATCAACGCGCTGCTGATGATTTCAAAAATAGAACACGAACAATATTTGAAAGAAGATGCAGTGAATATGAAATACCTTGTTGCAGATGTGCTGGAGGAAATTGATGAACGCTTCGAAGAGAAAAAATTAAATGTGGATGTAAAAGCAGAAACCGATTTTGTAATTCAGGGAAATAAAAGTTTGCTCTTCACTCTTTTATTTAATCTGATTAATAATGCAATAAGGTATAATGTTACGCACGGAAGAATTTTTATCCGTACATTTTTTGAAAATAAAAAATTTATTATTGAAGTTGAAGACAGCGGCATCGGAATTCCGCAGGAAAAAATTAAAATGCTGTTTGACCGTTTCAAGAAAATGAAATTTACCGATGAAGAAAGCCACGGGCTTGGGCTTCCGATTGTAAAAGCCATTGCCGATTTTCATAACATTATGATTACTATCAGTTCTTCCGAAGGAAAAGGAACTGTTTTTAAATTGATTTTTCCATCGTGA
- a CDS encoding 3-hydroxybutyryl-CoA dehydrogenase: MQNITVIGSGTMGNGIAHTFAQFGYKVSLVDIKQEFLDKAIATITRNIDRQVAKGSLTEEQKKITIGNISTYIKLEDGAKNADLVVEAATENTELKLNIFKQLDSICKPETILASNTSSISITKIASVTQRTDKVIGMHFMNPVPLMKLVEVIRGKETSDAITKTIMDISVKLKKVPVEVNDAPGFVANRILMPMINEAIYTLHEGVSGVEEIDTVMKLGMAHPMGPLQLADFIGLDVCLSIMKVLYEGFQNPKYTPCPLLENMVASGNLGIKSGKGFYEYAAGSKELKVAKRFRKK; this comes from the coding sequence ATGCAAAACATTACTGTAATCGGAAGTGGAACAATGGGCAACGGCATTGCTCACACCTTTGCGCAATTCGGATATAAAGTTTCGCTGGTGGATATCAAACAGGAATTTTTGGATAAAGCAATTGCAACTATCACAAGAAATATTGACAGGCAAGTCGCTAAAGGAAGTTTAACCGAAGAACAAAAAAAAATTACGATCGGAAATATTTCCACTTACATTAAATTAGAAGATGGCGCGAAGAATGCTGATTTAGTAGTGGAAGCCGCTACAGAAAATACGGAACTTAAATTAAATATTTTCAAACAACTCGATTCCATTTGCAAACCGGAAACGATTCTTGCGAGCAATACTTCATCCATTTCAATTACTAAAATTGCTTCCGTTACCCAGCGCACAGACAAAGTAATCGGAATGCATTTCATGAACCCTGTTCCGTTGATGAAACTGGTGGAAGTAATTCGCGGAAAAGAAACTTCTGATGCAATTACAAAAACAATCATGGATATTTCTGTGAAACTCAAAAAAGTTCCGGTAGAAGTAAATGATGCGCCAGGTTTTGTTGCAAACCGGATTTTAATGCCCATGATTAACGAAGCCATTTATACTTTGCACGAAGGCGTTTCAGGTGTTGAAGAAATTGACACGGTGATGAAACTTGGAATGGCTCACCCGATGGGTCCGCTTCAACTGGCAGATTTCATCGGGCTGGATGTTTGCCTTTCTATTATGAAAGTTCTTTACGAAGGATTTCAAAATCCGAAATACACGCCTTGCCCTCTTCTTGAAAACATGGTGGCATCGGGAAATCTTGGAATAAAATCCGGAAAAGGTTTTTACGAATACGCTGCAGGAAGCAAGGAATTAAAAGTGGCGAAACGGTTCAGGAAAAAATAA
- a CDS encoding 6,7-dimethyl-8-ribityllumazine synthase, translating into MSSSSKRKNFFKKNLLLTPGKIKIGIAVSEWHPEVTEELYAGAEKFLLENGIAKKNILRKNSPGSFELPLTAQFLLKKKCDAVICLGCVIKGETDHYHYICKTVSQGIMNVSLAANKPVSFGVLTTDTLEQALNRAGGKFGNKGEEAAEAVLKMLS; encoded by the coding sequence ATGTCTTCTTCATCAAAGAGAAAAAATTTTTTCAAAAAAAATTTATTGCTCACTCCCGGTAAAATTAAAATCGGCATTGCTGTTTCCGAATGGCATCCTGAAGTAACCGAAGAACTTTATGCAGGCGCAGAAAAATTTCTCCTTGAGAATGGCATTGCAAAAAAAAATATCCTGCGGAAAAATTCTCCCGGAAGTTTTGAGTTGCCGCTCACCGCGCAATTCCTTCTGAAAAAAAAATGCGATGCAGTAATTTGTCTCGGCTGCGTTATAAAAGGCGAAACCGACCATTATCATTATATCTGCAAAACCGTTTCGCAGGGAATCATGAATGTTTCGCTTGCAGCAAATAAACCGGTTTCCTTCGGTGTGCTTACTACCGATACTCTTGAGCAGGCATTGAACCGCGCAGGAGGAAAATTCGGGAACAAAGGAGAAGAGGCAGCAGAAGCGGTGCTGAAGATGCTTTCTTAA
- a CDS encoding aquaporin, producing MRKYLVEFIGTFFLVFTICFSGGNFLAPIGIGAVLMVMVYMGGHISGAHYNPSVTLAILLRGKIGVKDSLIYMLIQFIAAFCAALIFFLVWGKSIGGPKPNPDINILKPLACEIIFSFALSLVVLSVATSKKTEGNHYYGLAIGSTVLAGAITVGDISGGAFNPAVGTGPILVDTFFGTCPCHPIQHLWLYLVGPFVGGATASLAYRIINPDEFAS from the coding sequence ATGAGAAAATATCTTGTAGAATTTATCGGAACATTTTTCCTTGTTTTCACTATTTGTTTTTCGGGCGGAAATTTTCTTGCTCCCATCGGCATTGGCGCTGTACTGATGGTAATGGTATACATGGGCGGGCACATTTCTGGCGCGCATTATAATCCTTCCGTTACACTTGCCATTTTGCTTCGCGGAAAAATAGGAGTGAAAGATTCCCTTATATATATGCTAATCCAATTCATCGCGGCATTTTGTGCAGCGCTAATTTTCTTTCTTGTCTGGGGAAAAAGTATTGGCGGGCCAAAACCAAATCCCGATATAAATATTCTCAAGCCGCTTGCCTGCGAAATAATTTTTTCTTTTGCGCTTTCTTTAGTTGTGCTTTCTGTCGCCACTTCAAAAAAAACCGAAGGCAATCATTACTACGGGCTCGCTATCGGTTCCACAGTTCTGGCAGGAGCAATTACTGTTGGAGATATTTCAGGAGGAGCATTTAATCCTGCCGTTGGAACAGGACCGATTCTCGTTGACACTTTCTTCGGAACATGCCCTTGCCATCCAATTCAACATCTTTGGCTTTATCTCGTGGGACCATTTGTTGGCGGAGCAACAGCGTCACTTGCTTATAGAATCATTAATCCTGACGAGTTCGCTTCTTAA
- a CDS encoding MFS transporter gives MSGNSVTKNPLNIVVIVAALGYFVDIYDLILFSIVRVPSLAEIGIAQEKIKDSGIFLINMQMIGMLLGGIVWGILGDKKGRLSALFLTILLYSLANIANGFVHTFQQYAWLRVIAGFGLAGELGVGITLVSEVMSKETRGWGTSIVSGVGIAGAVLAFTVAEWGWREAYWAGGVLGLLLLGLRIYVHESGMFDKVKESKASRGNFFSIFRTREKFFKYLFCILIGLPVWYVIGILVTFSKEFGEYLGIAEKINPGRAIMYHYIGAALGSLITGFISQWLKSRKKSILIALITLTISMVGYFYSFGASANFFYLIIFILGLAQGYWAMFVTVASEQFGTNIRSTVTTTAPNFVRGSLVLMTLAWNSIAASLGIWNSALIVAGVVMSLAFFSLFNLKETYGKELDYIEVE, from the coding sequence ATGTCCGGAAATTCCGTTACAAAAAATCCTCTTAACATTGTTGTCATCGTTGCCGCGCTCGGCTACTTCGTGGATATTTATGATTTGATTCTCTTCAGCATTGTGCGCGTTCCCAGTTTGGCGGAAATCGGAATTGCACAGGAGAAAATCAAGGACTCCGGAATTTTTCTCATCAACATGCAAATGATCGGAATGCTGCTTGGCGGAATCGTGTGGGGAATTCTCGGAGATAAAAAAGGAAGATTGTCCGCGCTGTTTCTCACCATTCTCCTCTACTCGCTCGCAAACATTGCAAACGGTTTTGTTCACACCTTTCAGCAATATGCATGGCTGCGCGTGATTGCCGGATTCGGATTAGCCGGAGAATTAGGAGTAGGAATCACGCTGGTTTCAGAAGTAATGTCGAAAGAAACACGCGGATGGGGAACGAGCATTGTATCGGGAGTTGGAATTGCAGGCGCAGTGCTTGCATTCACAGTAGCAGAATGGGGCTGGCGCGAAGCATACTGGGCTGGCGGGGTTTTAGGATTGCTGCTTCTCGGATTAAGAATTTATGTTCACGAATCAGGAATGTTTGACAAAGTGAAAGAATCAAAAGCAAGCCGCGGAAATTTTTTTTCCATCTTCCGCACGCGCGAAAAATTTTTCAAATATCTTTTCTGCATTCTCATAGGGCTTCCTGTTTGGTATGTCATCGGGATTCTCGTAACATTTTCAAAAGAGTTCGGAGAATATCTCGGCATTGCTGAAAAAATAAATCCCGGAAGAGCCATCATGTATCATTACATTGGCGCAGCGCTCGGAAGTTTGATTACCGGCTTCATAAGTCAATGGCTGAAGTCAAGAAAAAAATCCATTCTCATCGCGCTTATTACTCTTACAATTTCCATGGTTGGATATTTTTATTCGTTTGGCGCAAGCGCAAATTTCTTTTACCTCATCATTTTCATTCTCGGATTAGCGCAGGGATATTGGGCAATGTTCGTCACCGTTGCTTCGGAACAATTCGGAACGAACATTCGTTCTACAGTCACCACCACCGCTCCGAATTTTGTTCGCGGATCGCTTGTGCTCATGACGCTGGCTTGGAATTCTATCGCTGCCTCTTTGGGAATCTGGAATTCTGCTCTTATCGTTGCAGGAGTTGTAATGTCGCTCGCTTTCTTTTCTCTTTTCAATCTGAAAGAAACGTACGGAAAAGAACTTGACTATATAGAAGTGGAATGA
- a CDS encoding DUF4294 domain-containing protein yields MAVFRKTYTLLLLLIYIPFGTFAQTKRKKDSNNKTIVPQPAYENKILLPTLAYNGETLPTITIQEFPVIAARVFRSEKEKQAYLKLKRDVKKAYPYAILASVKLKEYDAILANMNEKERTPYLKKTERELKEQFESDLKNLTMNQGRILIRLIDRETGKTTYKVIHDYRGTFSAFVWQSFSLLWGNNLKWKYDPSKGEDKLIEELIQQIQDGEV; encoded by the coding sequence ATGGCAGTTTTTCGTAAAACATATACTCTTTTACTTTTACTTATATATATTCCTTTTGGAACTTTTGCTCAAACCAAAAGAAAAAAAGATTCAAACAATAAAACAATAGTTCCTCAGCCGGCATATGAAAATAAAATTCTTCTTCCTACTCTTGCTTATAACGGAGAAACTTTACCCACTATAACAATTCAGGAATTTCCCGTAATTGCCGCGCGTGTTTTCAGAAGTGAAAAAGAAAAACAAGCATACCTGAAACTTAAACGCGATGTGAAGAAAGCATATCCGTATGCCATTCTTGCTTCTGTAAAACTGAAAGAGTACGATGCCATTCTTGCGAACATGAATGAAAAAGAACGCACACCTTATCTGAAAAAAACGGAGAGAGAATTAAAAGAACAGTTTGAAAGTGATTTGAAAAATCTCACTATGAATCAGGGAAGAATTTTAATTCGCCTGATTGACCGCGAAACAGGAAAAACAACTTATAAAGTAATTCACGATTATCGCGGAACTTTTTCGGCTTTTGTTTGGCAATCTTTTTCTTTGCTCTGGGGCAACAATCTCAAATGGAAATACGACCCGTCAAAAGGAGAAGATAAATTAATTGAAGAACTCATTCAACAAATTCAAGACGGTGAAGTTTAA
- a CDS encoding CoA-binding protein encodes MKKTVVIGASENHERFSNRAVRMLHYNHIPVVAIGLKEGEIMGIKIQTGFPKIENVDTITLYVGAKNQPHYYDYILSLKPERIIFNPGTENPELEEKARKAGIEVLEACTLTMLSVGTYK; translated from the coding sequence ATGAAAAAAACTGTAGTCATAGGTGCTTCAGAAAATCACGAACGGTTTTCCAACCGCGCTGTGCGCATGCTTCACTACAATCATATTCCGGTGGTGGCAATTGGTTTGAAAGAAGGAGAAATTATGGGAATAAAAATTCAAACCGGCTTTCCGAAAATTGAAAATGTGGATACGATTACGCTTTATGTCGGAGCGAAAAATCAACCGCACTATTACGATTATATTCTTTCGCTGAAACCGGAAAGAATTATTTTTAATCCGGGAACAGAAAATCCGGAGTTGGAAGAAAAAGCGCGCAAGGCAGGAATTGAAGTGCTCGAAGCGTGCACGCTCACCATGCTTTCTGTCGGCACATATAAATAA
- a CDS encoding response regulator transcription factor, with product MNVLIVEDEKGLSAEIKSFLEKENFLCESAYTGKEASEKIFVNNYDFVLLDLGLPDYEGLNLLKEAREANRESAFIILTARGAVDDKIKGLNLGADDYLAKPFSLLELLSRMQAITRRKHGLKKNLIKVFDFTIDIQKRSVLQGAKEIALTKKEFDILVYLVLHKNRVLTRNQLTEHIWGDVLEEDYDSNYVDVHIKNLRKKLAAHASADWLETVRGIGYRVNA from the coding sequence ATGAATGTTCTCATAGTGGAAGATGAAAAAGGGCTTTCGGCAGAGATAAAATCTTTTCTGGAGAAAGAAAATTTTTTATGCGAAAGCGCCTACACGGGCAAGGAGGCATCCGAAAAAATTTTTGTAAACAACTATGATTTTGTTTTGCTTGATTTGGGTTTGCCGGATTATGAAGGATTAAATCTTCTAAAGGAAGCCCGTGAAGCAAACCGTGAATCGGCTTTTATAATTTTGACTGCGCGCGGTGCGGTGGATGATAAAATAAAAGGATTGAATCTTGGAGCGGATGATTATCTGGCAAAACCGTTTTCACTTCTGGAATTGCTTTCGCGCATGCAGGCGATTACGCGGAGAAAACACGGGCTGAAAAAAAATCTCATTAAAGTTTTTGATTTCACCATAGATATTCAAAAGCGTTCCGTTCTTCAAGGAGCAAAAGAAATTGCTCTCACGAAAAAAGAATTTGACATTCTCGTTTATCTTGTGCTTCATAAAAACCGCGTGCTTACGCGCAACCAACTTACCGAACACATTTGGGGTGATGTGCTCGAAGAGGATTACGATTCCAACTATGTGGACGTGCATATAAAAAATCTCCGGAAAAAATTAGCAGCACACGCTTCTGCTGATTGGCTCGAAACAGTCCGCGGAATCGGTTATCGCGTTAACGCCTGA
- a CDS encoding tetratricopeptide repeat protein — MAEKEEPAIDVQETISKAERYIEENKKSLSIIGGAIAVLVGGYFAWTKLYIGPMEEEAEGQMYMAEKYFEKDSLDKAINGDGQFLGFKEITDQYGLTTSGNLAHLYLGLCYLHKGKYEDAISELKAYDGKDMMLAPISIGAQGDAYAELGKTDDAINQYLKAAKENENNFTTPVYLMKAATLYETQGKYKEALQLYEQLKSDFAEAREGREVEKYISRAKIKAGIAE, encoded by the coding sequence ATGGCAGAAAAAGAAGAACCCGCTATTGATGTGCAGGAAACCATCAGCAAGGCGGAACGCTACATAGAAGAAAATAAAAAAAGTTTGTCAATTATTGGCGGAGCCATTGCGGTGCTGGTGGGCGGATATTTTGCATGGACAAAACTTTACATCGGCCCCATGGAAGAAGAAGCCGAAGGACAAATGTACATGGCGGAAAAATATTTTGAAAAAGATTCGCTCGACAAAGCCATTAACGGTGACGGACAATTTCTCGGCTTCAAGGAAATTACCGACCAGTACGGCTTAACAACTTCCGGCAATCTTGCTCATTTATACCTTGGGTTGTGTTATTTACACAAAGGAAAATATGAAGATGCCATCAGCGAACTGAAAGCGTATGACGGAAAAGATATGATGCTTGCTCCCATTTCTATTGGCGCGCAAGGCGATGCGTATGCCGAACTCGGAAAAACCGATGATGCGATAAACCAGTATCTGAAAGCGGCAAAAGAAAATGAAAATAATTTCACCACTCCCGTTTACCTGATGAAAGCAGCCACCCTTTACGAAACGCAGGGAAAATATAAGGAAGCGCTTCAACTCTATGAGCAGTTGAAATCTGATTTCGCGGAAGCGCGCGAAGGCAGAGAGGTGGAAAAATATATTTCACGCGCGAAAATAAAAGCAGGGATCGCTGAATAA